CCGTGCCGCAGCGTGATGTGGCGGAAGACGTTGCCGTCGGGGTGGATCGGCTCGGCGGTGATGGCGGCCTCGCTGTCGGCCAGCGGCTCGAGCGGCTCGTAGGTCACCTCGATCGCCTCGACGGCGCGCAGGGCGAGCTCGGGGTGGCTGGCGGCGACAGCCGCGATGGCCTCGCCGTCGTAGCGGACGACGTCGCGGGCGAACACCGGCTGGTCGCGGTGCTCCATCCCGAAGGTCCCCTGGCCCATCACGTCCTCGGCCAGGATGACCGCCTCGACACCGGCCATCGCCGTGGCCGCGGAGGTGTCGATCGAGACGATCCGGGCGGCCGCGTGGGGGCTGCGCAGCGTCCGGCCGAACAGCATCCCGTCGAGGTGGAGGTCGGAGGAGAAGGCGAACTCGCCGCTCACCTTCGCCACGCCATCGGGCCGGTCGGCGTCCTGGCCGAGCCCGCCGTCGACGTCGGTGGCGACGGTGCTGGTCCGCACGTCGCTCATCGGCCGGTCCCCCCGATGCTGGATCCTCCCTGGGAGGTCGCCGTCCCGCCCGCGTTGAGCCGGTCGTCGCGGACGGTCCGGACGGCCTGGAGGATCCGGCCGTAGCCGGTGCAGCGGCAGAGGTTGCCGGACAGCGCCTCGCGGATGGTGAGGTCGTCGGCCTCGGGGTCGCGGTCCAGCAGGTCGTGCGTGGCCAGGATCAGCCCGGGCGTGCAGAAGCCGCACTGGACCGCGCCGGCGGAGAGAAACGCTTGCTGCACATCGCTGGTGCCGTCCAGCGCCTCGATGGTGATGAGCTCGGCACCCACGGCGTCGGCGGCCATGACGCAGCAGGACACCACGGGCTGGCCGTCCATGATGACTGTGCAGGACCCGCACTCGCCCTGGTCGCACGCGTTCTTGGTGCCGGCGAAGCTCAGGCGGTCGCGGAGGACGTGCAGCAGGCTCTCGCCGATCCAGGACGAGTCGACGTGCACGTCCTCGCCGTTGACAGTCAGCGCGTAGGGCTGGGCGGCCTCCGGCGCGTCGGGAGGGGTTGAGTCGCTCACGTGAACAGGCACCTCGTCAGGGTTCGGGTGGCCAGGACACCGACGGCGTGGCGGCGGTACTCGGCGGTGCTGCGGTGGTCGGTGATCGGCGCGGCGGCCCGGGCGACGGCCTGCCCGAAGGAGTCGACGTCGTCGGCGGTGCAGGACAACGCGTCCCAGTCGATGGCCTGGCTGATCGCATCCTCGGCGGCGGTCGGCCGGATCGGCGTGGGACCGACCGAGCCGAGGGCCGCCCTGACCCGCCGGCCCGCGGTGTCGAGGACGAGGGCGAGGCTCGCCACGGAGATCGCCATGGCGCTGCGGGGCCCGATCTTGGCGACGTGCTGCGGTCCCTGGATGTCGGGGACGTGGACGCGGGTCACGATCTCGCCAGCGGCGATGGCGGTCTGCTTGACACCAACCAGGAACTCAGCCAGCGGCAGCCGGCGGGTGCCCTCTGGGCCGGCCAGCTCCACCTCGGCGTCCATCGCGATCAGCCACGGCAGGGCGTCCCCGGCAGGGCTCGCGGTGCCGATGTTGCCGCCGATCGTGCCGGCGTTGCGGATCTGCGGGGACCCGACGGTCCGGGAGGCCATCGCCAGGCCCGGGGCGTCGGCGGCCAGGTCGGTCTCGACCTGCCGATAGGTCGTCAGAGCGCCGAGGTCGATGCCGTCGTCGGTGCTGTCGACCCCCTGCAGCTCGGCCACGCGCCGGAGAGCGACGATGCGGCGAGGCCGCCGCTGGCCGTGGTTGACCTCGACCATCAGGTCGGTGCCGCCCGCCAGGAGGTGGGCGTCGGGCATGTCCTGGAGGGCGTCCAGGGCCTGGTCCAGGGTGGTGGGGCGGGCGATGGTCACAGCAGCAGACGGTCCCGGTCGTCGGATCGTGGCGGGCGGGGTCAGCCTCCCATGATCTCATCAGATCGTGTCGGACGTGTGACATCGGGCCAGGGCCTGCTGCCGCGCATCGCCGTGCATGCCCACCCCCGGGCTCGCGAGATCATCACGGGCGGGTCAGCTGAGCGTGGCGGGCACGTGACCGCGGTCGACGGGCAACTCGTCGACGACGGCCGTCACCTCGATCGCGACCAGCTCGGCCGAGCCGTCGTGAACCGAGAGGAACGCGGTGTCGGAGGCATCGCGGCCGGTGGCGATGCGCAGCATCGAGCCGCGCGGCGCCAGCCCGGTCGCGTCCACCACGCGCCACGAGCCGTCCACCCACGCCTCGGCGACCGCGTGGAAGTCCATCGGGGAGAGCCCCGGCGCGTACACCGCAGCCAGCCGGGCCGGGATGTCGCGAGCCCGCAGCATCGAGATGACGACGTGGGCGTAGTCACGACACACCCCCTCGCCCAGCAGGAGGCTGTCGACGGCGTCGTCGGTCGGACCGCTTGACCCGCTGCTGTAGGTCAGTCGCCGCTGGACCCAGTCGGCGACCGCGTTCACCGCGTCCCCGGGTTCGGTGATGTGACCGAACTCCGCGGCCTCCAGCGCCAGGAACCGGTCAGAGGGGCAGTACCGGCTGGGACGGCGGTACAGCAGCGGGTCGTGCTCGCTGCCCGGTGCGGTCAGCAGGCGGCCCTCCAACTGGGCGGTGTAGTCGACGATCAGCATGCCGGGCTCCGCATCGAGGAGGTGCATGCGGCCGTCGTGGGGGGCGGCGATCTCGCGGAGGAAGACGGGCTGGCCGTCGACCGACGCCAGCAACTGCTGCTGCCCCACGTGCGTCGCGATGGCGATCTGGAACGCGAGCAGCGCCTGTCGGGTGATGTCGACTTCGAGGTGGACCTGAACGCTGCGGTGCATGGCCGTCCGTGGCTTGGGAACCGGGAGCCTACTGGTGCCGTGGCTCCGCCGTCGGTTGCCGGTGTCGTCGGGGACCTGTCTTGACCGCGGCATCGGCCGGTGCAACGGTGCACGGTCATGCCGACCGCGCCTGTCGATCCATCCGAGTGGGCCCTGACCAGCACGCGCGTCCTGCTCGACGGTGCGCTCGGGCCAGCCACCATCGTCGTCCGCGACGGGGTCATCGCTCGGATCGACCGGAACGGCAACGGAACGGTGGACACCGACGGCGTCTCGAAGGTGGCTGGCGTCGACGTGGCCGACCGGGTTGTGCTCCCCGGTCTGGTCGACAGCCACGTCCACGTCAACGAGCCCGGCCGGACCCACTGGGAGGGCTTCGAGACGGCCACGCGCGCCGCGGCGGCCGGCGGGGTCACGACCATGGTCGACATGCCGCTGAACTGCCTGCCCCCGACGACGGACGTCCCAGCCCTGCAGGCCAAACGCCAGGTCGCTGGACCGAAGGCCCACGTCGACGTGGCCTTCTGGGGCGGGGCGGTCCCCGGCAACGACGACCAGTTGGCCGCCCTGCTGGACGCCGGCGTCCGCGGGTTCAAGACGTTCCTCTGCGACAGCGGCGTCCCCGAGTACGGCTGCGTGCACCCGAGCGACGTGACGCCCCTGCTCCGGCGGGTGGCCGAGCTCGACACCACCCTGATCGTCCACGCGGAGGACCCCGACGTCTGCGACGCCGCCGCGACCGCACAGCAAGGCGCCGACCATCGCCGCTACACCACCTGGCTGGACAGCCGGCCGCCGCAGGCCGAGATGGCCGCCGTCACGGCTCTGGTCGAGGCATGCCGGACGACCGGCGCGCGGGTCCACGTGCTGCACCTCTCCGCCGCCGACGCCGGCGAGGTACTGGCCGACGCGAAGGCCGAGGGGCTTCCGATCACGGTCGAGACCTGCCCCCACTACCTCACACTCAACGCCGAGGACGTGCCCGACGGGGCCACGCAGTTCAAGTGCGCCCCGCCGATCCGGGACGCCGCCAACGCCGACCGCCTGTGGTCCCTGCTCGGCGACGGGGTGATCGATGCGGTCGTGAGCGACCACTCGCCCTGCCCGCCCGGGGACAAGCAGCCCGAGACAGGTGACTTCGTGGCCGCCTGGGGCGGGATCGCCTCGCTCCAGCTGGGCCTGCCGCTGATCTGGACGGCGGCACGCGATCGAGGCCATGCCATCACCGAGGTGTGCGGTTGGATGTCCGCGGGACCTGCCCGGATCGCGGGGCTGGCCACGAAGGGCTCGATCGACGTCGGCTCCGACGCTGATCTCGTGGTGTTCGACCCGGACGGCCGGTGGATGGTCGACGGCGCCGCACTGGAGCACCGCCACCCCGTGACCCCCCATCACGGCCGTGAGGTGGTCGGACGGGTGGACAGCGTGTTCCTGGCCGGGCGGCAGATCGTCGCTGGAGGTCGCCCGGTCGGTGCACCCGCGGGTCGGCTGCTGTGACGGTGGCCGCGGACGCTCACGGCCGCAGGCGATCTCCCGACGGAACACGAATCGGCCGGCTCGCGATGCGAGGATGGACGTCACCCAACCGACACATCGAAGGAGTAGACCGTGGTCGATGACGAACCCGACCTCGATGACGGTCACCAGGACCAGGGGACCAACCCCGAGGGCGACGTGATCGCGCCGGCTGGTGCGGTCACCGGTCTGGTGGACCTGGCCGCCAAGCGGCTGGGTGGGATGATCCTGTCGGCCAGCGACGAGTTCTTCGGGGCCAAGGAGAACCTGCTGGAGCCGCTGCCTCCGACCTACGACGTGACCGCCTACGCAGACCGGGGGAAGGTCATGGACGGCTGGGAGACACGACGCCGACGCGGACCCGGACAGGACTGGGTGGTGATCCGTCTGGGCGTGACCGGTGTCGTCGAGGCCGTCGTGGTCGACACGTCCTTCTTCCGCGGCAACTTCCCGCAGGCCTTCGAGCTCTGGGGCACCGTCAGCCCTGACGGCCCGCCCACCGGCACCAGCGAGTGGACGCACCTGCTCTCTCACACCACCCTGCGAGGAGATCAGGTGCAGCGCTTCGAGATCGATCACCCGCAGCGCGTCACGCACGTCAAGTTCGTCATCCATCCCGATGGCGGCGTGGCCCGTCTGCGGGTGCTCGGTCGGCCACTGGTCGACGTCCGGGACGTCGCGGACCCCGGTGGCCGCCTGGACCTGGCGGCGCTGGTCAACGGCGGCCGCGCGGTGGCCTGCTCCGACGCGTTCTTCTCACCACCCTCCAACCTCATCATGGTCGGCGATGCACAGGACATGAGCGACGGCTGGGAGACAAAGCGGCGGCGCGGCCCCGGCCACGACTGGGCCATCATCGAACTGGCGACGACTGCGATCCTGGAACGCATCGAGATCGACACCACCCACTTCAAGGGGAACTACCCGGACACCTGCAGCGTGCTCGTGCTCGATGCCCCCGGCGTCCCGGTCGAGAAGTTGCCCGAGGAGGGCTGGAGCGTGCTGGCCGCCGAGCGGCCCATGCAGCCCCACCACCGGCACGTGCTGGACGTCACCGAGGGGATCCCGGCCACACACCTGAAGCTGCTGGTCGTCCCCGATGGCGGCATCGCCCGCCTGCGGGCCTTCGGGCAGGTCACCGAGGAGGGGTGGCGGCGGGCGACGGTGCGGCTGCTGGACACCGGCACGACGTCCTGGGCCAGGCATGCACTGCTGGCCTGCTGCGGCTCGAGCGCCTGGGCCGAGCAGATGGTCGATGCGCGCCCCTTCGGCGAGCCCGAGGACCTGCTGCGCGCCGCCGAGGAGATCTGGTGGCGGCTGGGGCCGGACGACCACCTCGAGGCCTTCGAAGCGCACCCGCGGATCGGCGAGCGGTCGGCGTCTCGCTGGTCCTCGCGCGAGCAGTCGCAGGCGCAGTCGGGCGAGCAGACGACCAAGGACCGGATCGCAGCAGGCAACCTCGCCTACGAGGAGCGCTTCGGACACATCTTCCTCATCCGTGCCGCCGGCAGGTCGGCAGAGGAGATACTGGCCGCCCTGGAGGAACGGCTGGACAACGACGCCGAGACCGAACGGCGGATCGCCGCGGAGCAGCAGGCCCAGATCACCGCGCTCCGGCTGGATGCGCTGCTGCGGGAAGGAACGACCGGATGAGCCTGTCGACCCACGTCCTGGACACCGCCACGGGCCGGCCGGCATCGGGCATCGTCGTGCGGGCCGAGTTCGCCGCGGATCCGACCGCCGCCGACAGTTGGAGCGAGACCGGTACGGGCACCACCGACGCCGACGGCCGCATCGGCGACCTGCTGAGCGGTGACCTGCGTCCCGGAACCCACAGGGTGACGTTCGCCACCGGACCATACTTCGCGGATCGGGGCGTGGAGGCCTTCTGGGGCGACGTGACCATCACCTTCCACGTCACCGATCCGGCCGATCACTACCACGTGCCCTTGCTGCTCAGCCCCTATGGCTACAGCACCTACCGCGGATCCTGACCACGACCCGACGATCGCGAGACATGCCTCCATGAGCCACACCCTGGGCCCCAACCGCTACGGCAAGTCGGGCATCCGCCTGGCTGTCGTCGATCGGGCGCACACCGCACACGAGTTCACCGACCTCGACGTCCAGGTGCGACTGCACGGTGACTTCGACGCCGCACACACCGCCGGGGACAACGCGGCCGTCCTGCCCACGGACACGATGCGGGGGACCTGCCATGCGCTGGCCAGAGACGGGGTGCCCTCCGTACCCGCCTACGGGATCCGCCTGGTCGAGCGCTTCCTCGAGGCCTCACCGGCCGTCGCCACGGCCGTGGTCGAGCTCACGGTGTTCCCCTGGGAGCGGGTGGTGGTGGAGGGGCAGCCGCACACCCACACCTTCCGTCCGGCGGCCGGGGGCCGGCCGACCTGGCGCGTGAGCCTGACCCGCGGCGGCGCGCCCGAGGTCAGCGGTGGTGTCAGCGGTGCACGGGTGGCCAAGACCACCGGCTCGGCGTTCAGCGGCTTCCTCCGGGACGAGTACACCACCCTTGGTGAGACCCGCGACCGGATCATGGCCACCACGATCGACGCCTGGTGGGGCCTGACCGACGGGTTGGTGGAGGCGGACGGCGGCGCTGACCGGCTCGGGACGGCCGTGCCGGCGACGATGCTGGCGGCGTTCGCCCGACACGACGACAGCGAGTCGGTGCAGCACACCATGCACGTGATGGGCTCGGCGGTGCTGGACGCGCACCCGGAGGTCACGTGGGTGCGGTTCCTCCTGCCGAACGAGCATCACATCCTCTCCGACCTCTCCCCCTACGACCTCGACAACCCGGGCATCGTGTACCTGGTGGCCGACCGCCCGTTCGGCGTCATCGAGGGCGTGGTGGCGCGGGACGGCGTGGACGTTCCGGCGCCGTGGTGACCGGCGGGACCGGACCGGTGATCCCATGAGCGAGACCGTCGGACGACTGCCTGTCGACGTGGTCCAGCACCTGCTCGACGGCGTGGCCGATGCGGACCGGACGTACAGGGGTGCGTGGCCCGGCCGACCGGATCGTCGCCAGCCGGTGCAGGTCCTCTACCTGCCCGCTCATACCGTCGAGGCTGGCACCCCCAGGTCGGCCGGCCGGCACGCGCTGGACTTGCTCGACCGGCACGACGGGGCTGGCTTCGCGGCGGCACTGGGCCTGGATCACCTGAGCGCGGCGGAGTTGGATCGGGTCGTCCAGCGGGTCCGGACCAAGCTCGAGCATGAGCCGGTCGAGGACCTGCGCGTCGACTTCGAGGACGGCTACGTCGGCCACGGGCCGGGGTCGGAGGACGCCGACAGCGTCTCCGCAGCCGTTGCGGTCGCGCGGATGATGGCCGACGGCAGCTGTCCGCCCTTCGTCGGTCTGCGGGTCAAGAGCTTCACCGACGGGCTGGCCGCCCGGAGCGTGGCGACGCTCGATCGGTTCGTCTCCACTCTGCTCGACGAGGCAGGGAGGCTGCCGGACGGCTTCGTGGTGACATTCCCCAAGATCATCTCCGTCGACCACGTGCACGCCTTCGTGGAGGTGCTGGCCGCGCTCGAACAGGCCAACGGCCTGCCGACGGGGACCCTCGGCTTCGAGGCCCAGATCGAGACGACCGCATCGGTCCTCGGGCCCGATGGCCGGGTGGCGCTGCGGGACATCCGCGCCGCCGGGGAGGGCCGACTGCGGGCGGTGCACTTCGGGGTGTTCGACTACACCGCCGCCCTGGGATTGCCGAGCACCGAGCAACGCCTGGACCACCCGGCGTGCGACTTCGCCCGGCACCTGATGCAGGTCACCTTCGCCGGGACGGAGGTGCGGCTCTCCGACGGCTCGACCAACGTCCGGCCGGCCGACGACACGACGGCCTCGGTCCACGCCGCGTGGCAGGTCCACGCCGCTCACGTCCGTCACTCCCTCGCCCACGGGTTCTGGCAGGGCTGGGACCTCCACCCCTCTCACCTGGTCAGCCGCTACACCACCGTGTTCGCCCACCTGCTGGACGGCATCGCTGCGGTCGAGGCCCGGGTGCGGGCCTGGGAGGAGGGCACGGCAGCCGGCGCGGTCATGGACGAGCCCGCCACGCTGGTGGTCCTCCGGCGCCGGCT
The sequence above is a segment of the Euzebya tangerina genome. Coding sequences within it:
- a CDS encoding (2Fe-2S)-binding protein, which produces MSDSTPPDAPEAAQPYALTVNGEDVHVDSSWIGESLLHVLRDRLSFAGTKNACDQGECGSCTVIMDGQPVVSCCVMAADAVGAELITIEALDGTSDVQQAFLSAGAVQCGFCTPGLILATHDLLDRDPEADDLTIREALSGNLCRCTGYGRILQAVRTVRDDRLNAGGTATSQGGSSIGGTGR
- a CDS encoding FAD binding domain-containing protein; the encoded protein is MTIARPTTLDQALDALQDMPDAHLLAGGTDLMVEVNHGQRRPRRIVALRRVAELQGVDSTDDGIDLGALTTYRQVETDLAADAPGLAMASRTVGSPQIRNAGTIGGNIGTASPAGDALPWLIAMDAEVELAGPEGTRRLPLAEFLVGVKQTAIAAGEIVTRVHVPDIQGPQHVAKIGPRSAMAISVASLALVLDTAGRRVRAALGSVGPTPIRPTAAEDAISQAIDWDALSCTADDVDSFGQAVARAAAPITDHRSTAEYRRHAVGVLATRTLTRCLFT
- a CDS encoding transglutaminase-like domain-containing protein, which codes for MHRSVQVHLEVDITRQALLAFQIAIATHVGQQQLLASVDGQPVFLREIAAPHDGRMHLLDAEPGMLIVDYTAQLEGRLLTAPGSEHDPLLYRRPSRYCPSDRFLALEAAEFGHITEPGDAVNAVADWVQRRLTYSSGSSGPTDDAVDSLLLGEGVCRDYAHVVISMLRARDIPARLAAVYAPGLSPMDFHAVAEAWVDGSWRVVDATGLAPRGSMLRIATGRDASDTAFLSVHDGSAELVAIEVTAVVDELPVDRGHVPATLS
- the allB gene encoding allantoinase AllB, which codes for MPTAPVDPSEWALTSTRVLLDGALGPATIVVRDGVIARIDRNGNGTVDTDGVSKVAGVDVADRVVLPGLVDSHVHVNEPGRTHWEGFETATRAAAAGGVTTMVDMPLNCLPPTTDVPALQAKRQVAGPKAHVDVAFWGGAVPGNDDQLAALLDAGVRGFKTFLCDSGVPEYGCVHPSDVTPLLRRVAELDTTLIVHAEDPDVCDAAATAQQGADHRRYTTWLDSRPPQAEMAAVTALVEACRTTGARVHVLHLSAADAGEVLADAKAEGLPITVETCPHYLTLNAEDVPDGATQFKCAPPIRDAANADRLWSLLGDGVIDAVVSDHSPCPPGDKQPETGDFVAAWGGIASLQLGLPLIWTAARDRGHAITEVCGWMSAGPARIAGLATKGSIDVGSDADLVVFDPDGRWMVDGAALEHRHPVTPHHGREVVGRVDSVFLAGRQIVAGGRPVGAPAGRLL
- the alc gene encoding allantoicase, with amino-acid sequence MVDDEPDLDDGHQDQGTNPEGDVIAPAGAVTGLVDLAAKRLGGMILSASDEFFGAKENLLEPLPPTYDVTAYADRGKVMDGWETRRRRGPGQDWVVIRLGVTGVVEAVVVDTSFFRGNFPQAFELWGTVSPDGPPTGTSEWTHLLSHTTLRGDQVQRFEIDHPQRVTHVKFVIHPDGGVARLRVLGRPLVDVRDVADPGGRLDLAALVNGGRAVACSDAFFSPPSNLIMVGDAQDMSDGWETKRRRGPGHDWAIIELATTAILERIEIDTTHFKGNYPDTCSVLVLDAPGVPVEKLPEEGWSVLAAERPMQPHHRHVLDVTEGIPATHLKLLVVPDGGIARLRAFGQVTEEGWRRATVRLLDTGTTSWARHALLACCGSSAWAEQMVDARPFGEPEDLLRAAEEIWWRLGPDDHLEAFEAHPRIGERSASRWSSREQSQAQSGEQTTKDRIAAGNLAYEERFGHIFLIRAAGRSAEEILAALEERLDNDAETERRIAAEQQAQITALRLDALLREGTTG
- the uraH gene encoding hydroxyisourate hydrolase is translated as MSLSTHVLDTATGRPASGIVVRAEFAADPTAADSWSETGTGTTDADGRIGDLLSGDLRPGTHRVTFATGPYFADRGVEAFWGDVTITFHVTDPADHYHVPLLLSPYGYSTYRGS
- the pucL gene encoding factor-independent urate hydroxylase, which gives rise to MSHTLGPNRYGKSGIRLAVVDRAHTAHEFTDLDVQVRLHGDFDAAHTAGDNAAVLPTDTMRGTCHALARDGVPSVPAYGIRLVERFLEASPAVATAVVELTVFPWERVVVEGQPHTHTFRPAAGGRPTWRVSLTRGGAPEVSGGVSGARVAKTTGSAFSGFLRDEYTTLGETRDRIMATTIDAWWGLTDGLVEADGGADRLGTAVPATMLAAFARHDDSESVQHTMHVMGSAVLDAHPEVTWVRFLLPNEHHILSDLSPYDLDNPGIVYLVADRPFGVIEGVVARDGVDVPAPW
- a CDS encoding DUF6986 family protein, which gives rise to MSETVGRLPVDVVQHLLDGVADADRTYRGAWPGRPDRRQPVQVLYLPAHTVEAGTPRSAGRHALDLLDRHDGAGFAAALGLDHLSAAELDRVVQRVRTKLEHEPVEDLRVDFEDGYVGHGPGSEDADSVSAAVAVARMMADGSCPPFVGLRVKSFTDGLAARSVATLDRFVSTLLDEAGRLPDGFVVTFPKIISVDHVHAFVEVLAALEQANGLPTGTLGFEAQIETTASVLGPDGRVALRDIRAAGEGRLRAVHFGVFDYTAALGLPSTEQRLDHPACDFARHLMQVTFAGTEVRLSDGSTNVRPADDTTASVHAAWQVHAAHVRHSLAHGFWQGWDLHPSHLVSRYTTVFAHLLDGIAAVEARVRAWEEGTAAGAVMDEPATLVVLRRRLDLARSTGALPS